One part of the Nostoc sp. PCC 7120 = FACHB-418 genome encodes these proteins:
- a CDS encoding sensor histidine kinase, whose amino-acid sequence MNAHITENLFAALNIVVLERIEAGLFKIISNLPSWFRDFCQQKFSLGMEISILQEEFYFLENFLFDAEEFWSTSNCKNLTSGIWIQIDPQGKEYQFEAHATFVEDKKILLIEVLEESYRHRQNIIQEARQRQLNYQQLIKNNQKQEILIHCLIHDIAGQLNAMVGCLSLLEFENLTPQGRNYLEVCQQQSFNQENLMRKVLDTFSAEMIALENFVVDGEEAPNILGCINDVVETLKPSFTLNNINLTLADAIDPLANWKVQGDKSRLDRVIFNILENAVRYSPPESTVIIRLQSKENYIYVSVDDEGSGVPLETVNTLFQKFSQGKDKSSGKSGLGLYFCRITVERWGGSIGYAPRSEGGSCFWFCLPRFLS is encoded by the coding sequence ATGAATGCACATATTACAGAAAACCTATTTGCGGCTTTAAACATTGTTGTATTAGAGAGAATCGAGGCTGGATTATTTAAAATTATTAGTAATTTACCTAGTTGGTTTAGGGATTTTTGTCAGCAGAAATTCAGTTTAGGGATGGAGATTTCCATTCTGCAAGAAGAATTTTATTTTTTAGAAAACTTTCTGTTTGATGCCGAAGAATTTTGGAGTACTAGTAATTGTAAAAACTTAACTTCGGGTATCTGGATACAAATAGATCCGCAAGGTAAAGAATATCAATTTGAAGCTCATGCAACTTTTGTCGAAGATAAAAAAATATTATTAATTGAAGTTTTAGAGGAAAGCTATAGACATAGGCAAAATATTATACAAGAGGCTCGACAACGGCAACTAAATTATCAACAATTGATAAAAAATAATCAAAAGCAAGAAATACTAATTCATTGTTTAATCCATGATATTGCGGGACAATTAAATGCTATGGTTGGGTGTTTATCTTTATTAGAATTTGAAAATTTAACTCCTCAGGGAAGAAATTATTTGGAAGTTTGTCAACAACAATCTTTCAATCAAGAAAATCTGATGAGAAAAGTTTTAGATACATTTTCTGCGGAAATGATAGCATTAGAAAATTTTGTTGTTGATGGTGAGGAAGCGCCAAATATTTTAGGTTGTATAAATGATGTCGTCGAAACCTTAAAACCTAGTTTTACATTAAACAATATCAACTTAACGTTAGCTGATGCTATTGATCCTTTAGCAAACTGGAAAGTACAGGGAGATAAATCTCGTTTAGATAGAGTAATTTTTAATATACTAGAAAATGCTGTCCGCTACAGCCCACCGGAGTCTACAGTAATTATCCGCTTACAATCAAAAGAAAATTATATATACGTTTCTGTAGATGATGAAGGCAGTGGAGTACCACTAGAAACGGTTAACACTTTATTTCAAAAGTTTTCTCAAGGTAAAGATAAAAGTAGTGGAAAATCTGGTTTAGGCCTTTATTTTTGCCGAATTACGGTTGAGCGTTGGGGGGGTAGTATTGGTTATGCTCCACGTAGTGAAGGTGGTTCTTGCTTTTGGTTTTGTCTACCAAGATTTTTATCTTAA
- a CDS encoding aspartate carbamoyltransferase catalytic subunit, translated as MPTSTWNRHHVLSLADFTAAEYDIVLKTAASFQEVLSRRTKKVPALQGQVVANLFFEPSTRTRSSFELAAKRLSADTLNFAASTSSMTKGETILDTAKTYLAMGTDIMVIRHKEAGVPNAIAQEMDRLGVRVSVLNAGDGQHEHPSQGLLDLFTICSLIDPANPRLELLQGKKIAIVGDILHSRVARSNIWSLIASGAQVHLAAPPTLLPKFFAEYIFGEETAPPGQLFIHWQLEPALQEADFVMTLRLQKERMTANLLPSLREYHQLFGITRAKLQLCQPNVKVLHPGPVNRGVEISSDLMDDPEFSLIQSQVTSGVAVRMALLYLIGSGKT; from the coding sequence ATGCCTACTTCGACTTGGAATCGTCACCACGTCCTTTCTTTAGCTGACTTTACTGCTGCTGAATACGATATTGTTTTAAAAACTGCTGCCAGTTTTCAAGAGGTATTATCTCGGCGGACAAAGAAAGTACCAGCTTTGCAGGGACAGGTGGTGGCAAATTTGTTTTTTGAACCATCTACGCGCACTCGGAGTAGTTTTGAACTTGCTGCTAAACGCCTCAGTGCAGATACGCTAAACTTTGCTGCGTCTACTTCTTCCATGACCAAGGGAGAGACAATTCTCGATACAGCAAAGACATATTTGGCAATGGGTACTGATATTATGGTGATCCGCCATAAAGAAGCAGGTGTACCAAATGCGATCGCTCAAGAAATGGATCGTTTAGGTGTACGTGTTAGTGTCCTCAATGCTGGCGATGGTCAACATGAGCATCCCTCCCAAGGACTACTGGATTTATTTACTATTTGTAGTTTAATCGACCCGGCCAATCCTAGATTAGAGCTTTTGCAAGGGAAAAAGATCGCGATCGTTGGTGATATTCTTCATTCCCGTGTAGCGCGATCCAATATTTGGAGTTTAATTGCTAGTGGCGCGCAAGTGCATCTAGCCGCACCACCTACTTTATTACCCAAATTTTTTGCTGAGTATATCTTTGGAGAAGAAACAGCACCTCCTGGACAATTATTTATCCATTGGCAATTAGAACCAGCTTTGCAAGAGGCTGATTTTGTCATGACTTTACGCTTACAAAAAGAGCGTATGACTGCTAATTTATTACCTAGTTTGCGAGAATATCATCAATTGTTTGGCATTACCCGCGCTAAATTGCAACTATGTCAGCCAAATGTCAAAGTTTTACATCCCGGCCCTGTTAACCGTGGTGTAGAAATCAGTTCCGATTTGATGGATGATCCAGAATTTAGTTTGATTCAGTCCCAAGTTACCAGTGGCGTAGCGGTACGCATGGCATTGTTGTATTTAATAGGTAGTGGTAAGACTTGA
- the mgtE gene encoding magnesium transporter, which produces MLTQDVRIALMDVADLNQLKWDLNRLQPVDVGEYITQLPEKQRAIAFRLLNKNQAIDVFEYLPTEVQEELINSLHDAQVVQLVEEMSPDERAELFDELPAGVIKRLLRELSPEQRQATATILGYPEGTAGRVMTTEYVRLREGLTVGEALSKIRRQDEDKETIYYAYVTDDNRKLVRVVSLRQLLFTFPDVLIRDIASDRVVKVRTDTPQEEVAQIMKRYDLIAIPVVDREERLVGIITIDDVVDILEEEATEDIQKLAGVSGDEAALSSPLLTIRNRLPWLLGIMALYIGAASAIAPFQSIIAAVPVLAVIMPIFSNTGGTVGIQALTVTIRGLGIGEVTPKDTMKILRKEIFAGLGTAVVLAITMFALSLIWAKPQERWVAVIAGTVMATNTMVAVTLGTLLPMGLKRLKLDPALVSGPLVTTMLDTIGFLTFLTLIATALNVFHLPT; this is translated from the coding sequence ATGCTCACACAGGATGTTCGCATTGCGCTCATGGATGTTGCTGATTTAAACCAGCTCAAGTGGGATTTAAATCGGCTGCAACCTGTAGATGTAGGCGAGTATATTACTCAATTGCCAGAAAAGCAGCGAGCGATCGCCTTTCGTCTCCTCAACAAAAATCAGGCAATTGATGTATTTGAATATTTGCCGACAGAAGTTCAAGAAGAACTAATTAACTCCCTGCATGATGCACAGGTGGTGCAACTTGTGGAGGAAATGAGTCCCGATGAACGGGCAGAATTATTTGATGAACTACCTGCTGGTGTCATCAAGCGGTTATTACGAGAACTCAGTCCCGAACAAAGACAAGCAACCGCTACTATTCTCGGTTATCCCGAAGGTACAGCCGGGCGGGTGATGACTACTGAATATGTGCGTTTGCGTGAAGGTTTGACGGTGGGAGAAGCCCTGAGTAAAATTCGCCGTCAGGATGAAGACAAGGAAACAATCTACTACGCCTATGTTACAGATGACAACCGCAAACTAGTACGGGTTGTTTCCTTACGACAATTGTTATTTACCTTTCCCGATGTCTTGATTCGTGATATCGCAAGCGATCGCGTTGTTAAGGTCAGAACCGATACACCCCAAGAAGAAGTCGCTCAAATTATGAAGCGCTATGACTTAATTGCCATCCCCGTAGTTGATCGGGAAGAGCGATTAGTCGGTATTATCACGATTGATGATGTAGTCGATATTTTAGAAGAAGAAGCAACGGAAGATATTCAAAAGTTAGCTGGGGTGAGTGGTGATGAAGCTGCTTTGTCTTCGCCTCTACTCACTATCCGCAACCGCTTACCCTGGTTGTTAGGAATTATGGCTTTGTATATTGGTGCAGCTAGTGCGATCGCTCCTTTTCAATCAATTATTGCTGCTGTACCAGTATTAGCTGTGATTATGCCCATATTTTCCAATACAGGGGGAACAGTCGGCATCCAAGCATTAACAGTTACTATTCGTGGTTTAGGTATAGGTGAAGTCACACCCAAAGATACTATGAAAATTCTGCGGAAAGAAATTTTCGCAGGTTTAGGGACGGCTGTAGTCTTAGCTATAACTATGTTTGCCCTTTCTTTAATTTGGGCTAAACCCCAAGAACGATGGGTAGCGGTGATTGCCGGTACAGTCATGGCAACTAATACAATGGTGGCTGTAACACTTGGTACTTTGTTGCCAATGGGTTTGAAACGCCTAAAATTAGATCCTGCTTTAGTCAGTGGCCCATTAGTCACCACAATGCTTGACACCATCGGCTTTTTAACCTTCTTAACTCTAATTGCTACAGCCTTAAACGTGTTTCACTTACCGACTTAG
- a CDS encoding phosphoserine transaminase, translated as MSEHLTLPTNKPQVTHFSSGPCAKHPGWSVSNLENACLGRSHRSEDGKAKLSEVIERSKQILGLPADYRLGIVPASDTGAVEMALWSLLGQRPLDILAWESFGQEWVKDVVDELKLPDVRLLKAPYGGLPNLDEVDFSHDVVFLWNGTTSGVRVPNGDWIKDDRQGLTICDATSAVFAMDIPWEKIDVLTYSWQKVLGGEAQHGVIVLSPRAVERLETYEPAWPIPKIFRLSQKGKLIEGIFKGDTINTPSMLCVEDALDALIWAEIVGGLPGLISRSEANLAAIAQWVKQSNWADFLAEKPETRSCTSICLKIIDAAFASLSAEDQGKFTKKLAKLLEKQQVAYDIAPYRAAPPGLRIWGGATVETADIEALLPWLDWAYVTVKSEFVPVA; from the coding sequence ATGTCAGAGCATCTTACCCTTCCAACAAATAAACCTCAAGTTACTCATTTCTCCTCTGGCCCTTGCGCCAAGCACCCTGGTTGGTCTGTGTCGAATCTGGAAAACGCCTGCTTGGGTCGTTCTCACAGGTCTGAAGATGGCAAAGCCAAGCTGTCTGAAGTGATTGAACGTTCCAAACAAATTCTCGGTTTACCTGCTGATTATCGTTTAGGTATCGTTCCGGCTTCTGACACGGGTGCAGTGGAAATGGCCTTATGGTCGCTACTGGGACAAAGACCTCTAGACATCTTGGCATGGGAAAGTTTTGGTCAGGAATGGGTCAAAGATGTTGTCGATGAGTTGAAGTTACCTGATGTGCGTCTGTTGAAAGCACCCTATGGCGGGTTACCCAATTTAGATGAGGTTGATTTTAGCCATGATGTGGTGTTTTTGTGGAATGGCACGACTTCTGGTGTGAGAGTGCCGAATGGTGATTGGATCAAAGACGATCGCCAAGGTCTAACCATTTGCGATGCTACATCTGCCGTATTTGCGATGGATATTCCTTGGGAAAAAATAGATGTATTGACTTACTCTTGGCAAAAAGTATTGGGTGGAGAAGCCCAGCATGGTGTGATTGTCCTCTCACCCCGTGCTGTGGAAAGACTCGAAACTTATGAACCAGCTTGGCCTATACCGAAAATTTTCCGCCTATCCCAAAAAGGCAAATTAATTGAAGGCATTTTTAAGGGGGATACCATCAATACACCATCGATGTTGTGTGTGGAAGATGCCCTAGATGCGTTGATTTGGGCGGAAATTGTTGGCGGTTTACCTGGTTTAATTAGTCGTAGTGAGGCCAACTTAGCAGCGATCGCTCAATGGGTGAAACAAAGCAATTGGGCAGATTTCTTAGCTGAGAAACCAGAAACTCGCTCTTGTACTTCAATTTGCTTAAAAATCATTGATGCTGCCTTTGCTAGCTTGAGTGCAGAAGACCAAGGCAAATTTACTAAGAAACTAGCAAAACTTTTGGAAAAACAGCAAGTGGCTTATGATATTGCCCCCTATCGTGCTGCGCCTCCAGGCTTGCGAATTTGGGGAGGCGCTACGGTAGAAACTGCTGATATTGAAGCTCTGCTTCCTTGGTTAGATTGGGCATACGTGACTGTCAAAAGTGAGTTTGTGCCAGTAGCTTGA